In the genome of Limnobaculum zhutongyuii, one region contains:
- a CDS encoding MurR/RpiR family transcriptional regulator, producing the protein MQRDINMLERIHQFRDSLSKSEQKVADAILAAPQTAIHSSIATLAKIANVSEPTVNRFCRRLNTKGFPDFKLALAQSLANGTPYVNRNVDENDTTDAFTYKIFESAVASLNMAKSSLDIIAINRAVNLLTQAKKISFFGYGASSVVAHDAMNKFFRFNVPVIYFDDIVMQRMSCMNSNQGDVVVLISHSGRTKSLVELADIASQNGATVIAITSQGTPLANAATLSILLDVPEDTDIYMPMVSRLAQLTIIDVLATGFTLRSSLARDNLKRVKDALKQSRFDKDR; encoded by the coding sequence CTGGAAAGAATTCACCAATTTCGAGATTCATTAAGCAAATCAGAGCAAAAAGTTGCTGATGCCATTTTAGCTGCGCCACAAACTGCCATTCACTCCAGCATTGCTACCTTAGCTAAAATCGCCAACGTTAGCGAGCCAACCGTTAACCGTTTTTGCCGCCGATTGAATACCAAAGGTTTCCCCGATTTTAAGCTGGCACTGGCGCAAAGTCTGGCTAATGGAACGCCTTATGTAAATCGCAATGTAGATGAAAACGACACCACCGATGCTTTTACCTATAAAATTTTTGAATCTGCCGTTGCCAGCCTGAATATGGCGAAGAGCAGTCTTGACATTATAGCCATTAATCGGGCAGTTAACTTACTGACACAAGCGAAAAAAATATCATTTTTTGGCTATGGTGCCTCCTCTGTTGTGGCGCACGATGCCATGAATAAATTTTTCAGATTCAACGTTCCGGTAATCTATTTTGATGACATTGTCATGCAGCGAATGAGCTGTATGAACTCCAATCAGGGTGATGTGGTGGTGTTAATATCCCACAGCGGCAGAACCAAGAGTCTGGTCGAGCTGGCGGATATTGCCAGCCAAAACGGTGCAACCGTCATTGCCATTACCTCTCAGGGCACGCCGCTGGCAAACGCTGCCACCCTCTCCATTTTGCTTGATGTCCCTGAAGATACCGACATTTATATGCCGATGGTTTCCCGTCTGGCTCAATTAACCATCATTGATGTGCTGGCAACAGGATTTACCCTCCGCAGTAGTCTTGCCAGGGATAATCTGAAACGCGTTAAAGATGCGCTGAAGCAGTCTCGCTTTGATAAAGATCGTTAA
- the pyk gene encoding pyruvate kinase — MSRRLRRTKIVTTLGPATDRDNNLEKIIAAGANVVRLNFSHGTPEDHQLRANKVREISAKLGKHVAILGDLQGPKIRVSTFKEGKVFLNVGDKFLLDANLSVGDGDKEKVGIDYKGLPADVVPGDILLLDDGRVQLKVLEVQGMKVFTEVTVGGPLSNNKGINKLGGGLSADALTEKDKADIITAAKINVDYLAVSFPRTGEDLNYARRLARDAGCNAKIVAKVERAEAVATDAAIDDIILASDSIMVARGDLGVEIGDPELVAVQKKLILRARQLNRTVITATQMMESMITNPMPTRAEVMDVANAVLDGTDAVMLSAETAAGQYPAETVAAMARVCVGAEKMPRLNISKHRMDVEFDNVEDTIALSTMYAANHLKGISAIIAMTESGRTALMMSRISSGLPIFAMSRHEQTLNLCALYRGVTPVMFTGDCDGLAAAMAATNQLRDRGFLMSGDLVIITQGDVMALVGSTNTCRILRIE; from the coding sequence ATGTCCAGAAGGCTTAGAAGAACCAAAATTGTTACCACGTTAGGCCCTGCAACTGACCGTGACAATAACTTAGAAAAAATCATTGCCGCAGGTGCTAACGTAGTCCGCTTAAACTTCTCCCACGGAACCCCCGAAGATCACCAGCTCCGCGCTAACAAAGTCCGCGAAATCTCAGCAAAATTAGGTAAACATGTCGCTATTTTGGGCGATTTGCAGGGGCCTAAAATTCGTGTATCAACCTTTAAAGAAGGCAAAGTATTCCTTAATGTTGGCGATAAATTCCTGCTGGATGCCAACCTTTCCGTTGGCGATGGCGATAAAGAAAAAGTAGGTATCGACTATAAAGGCCTGCCTGCGGATGTGGTTCCTGGTGATATTCTGTTACTGGATGATGGTCGCGTACAGCTGAAAGTGCTTGAAGTTCAGGGAATGAAAGTGTTTACCGAAGTCACCGTGGGTGGCCCGTTATCTAACAATAAAGGGATTAACAAACTGGGTGGTGGCCTCTCTGCCGATGCGTTAACCGAGAAAGATAAAGCTGACATCATTACTGCGGCAAAAATCAACGTTGACTATTTAGCCGTCTCTTTCCCTCGTACCGGTGAAGATTTGAACTATGCTCGTCGTCTGGCGCGCGATGCGGGCTGTAACGCTAAAATTGTCGCTAAGGTTGAACGTGCAGAAGCGGTTGCAACCGATGCAGCCATTGACGATATCATTCTGGCATCTGACTCTATCATGGTAGCCCGCGGCGATCTGGGGGTTGAAATTGGCGATCCCGAGCTGGTGGCGGTACAGAAAAAACTGATCTTACGTGCCCGTCAGCTAAACCGTACGGTTATCACGGCGACCCAGATGATGGAGTCAATGATTACCAATCCTATGCCAACCCGTGCTGAAGTCATGGACGTTGCCAACGCCGTGCTGGATGGTACCGATGCGGTGATGCTTTCTGCTGAAACCGCTGCCGGTCAGTATCCGGCAGAAACCGTCGCAGCAATGGCGCGTGTTTGCGTTGGGGCAGAAAAAATGCCTCGTCTGAATATCTCCAAGCACCGTATGGATGTCGAATTTGATAACGTTGAAGACACCATTGCGCTGTCAACCATGTATGCCGCTAACCACCTGAAAGGCATTAGCGCCATTATCGCCATGACTGAATCTGGCCGTACTGCTTTGATGATGTCCCGTATCAGTTCCGGCTTGCCGATTTTCGCTATGTCCCGTCATGAACAAACGCTGAACCTGTGCGCCCTTTATCGTGGCGTAACGCCGGTTATGTTCACCGGTGACTGTGATGGTCTGGCTGCGGCCATGGCTGCAACTAATCAGCTGCGCGATCGCGGTTTTCTGATGTCCGGCGACCTGGTTATTATTACTCAGGGTGATGTAATGGCGCTGGTTGGCAGTACTAACACCTGCCGTATTCTACGAATTGAGTGA